The Sesamum indicum cultivar Zhongzhi No. 13 linkage group LG1, S_indicum_v1.0, whole genome shotgun sequence genome includes a window with the following:
- the LOC105166879 gene encoding calcium-binding mitochondrial carrier protein SCaMC-1-A isoform X1 (The sequence of the model RefSeq protein was modified relative to this genomic sequence to represent the inferred CDS: added 43 bases not found in genome assembly), whose translation MSTGVERHANFPAPAAATMASEAKDTQARPGCCNPVKKPGPISLDHVLSALRETKEERDMRIRSLFSFFDSNNVGYLDYALIEKGLSAMQIPADYKFAKELLEVCDSNQDGRVDYQEFRKYMDDKELELYRIFQAIDVEHNGCIMPEELWDALVKSGIEIDDDELASFVEHVDKDNNGIITFEEWRDFLLLYPHEATIENIYRYWERVYLVDIGEHAVIPEGISKHVHATKYLIAGGVAGAASRTATAPLDRLKVILQVQTTQASIGPAVKNIWKEGGLLGFFRGNGINVLKVAPESAIKFYTYELLKNFIGDSGDIGTPGRLVAGGLAGAVAQTAIYPMDLVKTRLQTYSCEKGNVPKLGKLSKDILIQEGPRAFYRGLVPSLLGIIPYAGIDLAAYEALKDMSRKYILHDGEPGPLVQLSCGTISGALGATCVYPLQVVRTRMQAQHTTSGAPYSSMSDVFWRTYNHEGLRGFYKGLFPNLLKVVPAASITYLVYEAMKKSLDLD comes from the exons atGTCTACGGGAGTGGAGAGGCATGCGAATTTCCCAGCACCAGCTGCTGCAACAATGGCGTCCGAGGCGAAAGACACGCAGGCTAGACCCGGATGCTGCAACCCGGTTAAGAAACCTGGGCCCATATCACTGGACCACGTGTTGTCCGCCTTGC CAGTTTCTTTGACTCCAATAACGTAGGGTACTTGGATTATGCCCTAATCGAGAAAGGGCTGTCGGCAATGCAAATCCCCGCGGACTACAAGTTCGCCAAGGAGCTTTTGGAAGTTTGCGATTCGAATCAAGATGGGAGGGTTGATTACCAGGAGTTCAGGAAGTATATGGACGACAAGGAGCTGGAATTGTACAGGATTTTCCAAGCTATTGATGTGGAGCACAACGGATGCATTATGCCCGAGGAGTTATGGGATGCTCTTGTCAAGTCTG GGATAgaaattgatgatgatgaactTGCTAGTTTTGTTGAACATGTTGATAAAGACAATAATGGAATTATAACTTTTGAGGAGTGGAGAGATTTTCTGTTGCTCTACCCACACGAGGCCACCATTGAAAACATCTACCGGTACTGGGAAAGGGTTTATCTTGTAGACATTGGTGAACATGCCGTGATTCCTGAAGGCATCAGCAAGCATGTTCATGCAACAAAATACTTAATCGCTGGTGGAGTTGCTGGAGCGGCTTCTCGCACTGCAACTGCACCTCTTGACCGTCTAAAGGTGATTTTGCAAGTGCAGACTACACAAGCTTCCATCGGCCCTGCAGTTAAAAACATTTGGAAGGAAGGTGGTCTTCTAGGTTTTTTCCGAGGTAATGGGATAAATGTCTTGAAGGTTGCACCTGAAAGTGCCATCAAGTTTTACACTTAcgaattgttgaaaaattttattggagATAGCGGGGATATTGGTACTCCGGGCCGTCTTGTGGCTGGTGGATTGGCAGGAGCTGTGGCACAGACCGCAATTTATCCAATGGATCTTGTCAAAACTCGGTTACAAACTTATTCATGTGAAAAAGGAAATGTTCCGAAACTGGggaaattatcaaaagatatattgattcaggaggGACCTCGGGCCTTTTATAGAGGGTTGGTTCCTTCTCTTCTTGGAATTATCCCTTATGCAGGCATCGACTTAGCTGCCTATGAGGCCTTGAAAGATATGTccagaaaatatattcttcATGATGGAG AACCCGGTCCGCTTGTGCAACTGAGTTGTGGGACAATTTCAGGAGCCCTTGGAGCAACATGTGTTTACCCACTTCAGGTGGTAAGAACAAG AATGCAAGCTCAACATACCACTTCAGGAGCTCCTTACAGTAGTATGTCAGATGTATTCTGGAGAACGTATAATCATGAAGGTTTGCGGGGCTTCTACAAAGGGCTTTTCCCGAATCTTCTTAAAGTTGTACCTGCAGCAAGCATTACATATCTGGTTTATGAAGCCATGAAAAAGAGTCTAGACCTTGACTAG
- the LOC105166879 gene encoding calcium-binding mitochondrial carrier protein SCaMC-3 isoform X2 has protein sequence MGGLITRSSGSIWTTRSWNCTGFSKLLMWSTTDALCPRSYGMLLSSLFVFSGIEIDDDELASFVEHVDKDNNGIITFEEWRDFLLLYPHEATIENIYRYWERVYLVDIGEHAVIPEGISKHVHATKYLIAGGVAGAASRTATAPLDRLKVILQVQTTQASIGPAVKNIWKEGGLLGFFRGNGINVLKVAPESAIKFYTYELLKNFIGDSGDIGTPGRLVAGGLAGAVAQTAIYPMDLVKTRLQTYSCEKGNVPKLGKLSKDILIQEGPRAFYRGLVPSLLGIIPYAGIDLAAYEALKDMSRKYILHDGEPGPLVQLSCGTISGALGATCVYPLQVVRTRMQAQHTTSGAPYSSMSDVFWRTYNHEGLRGFYKGLFPNLLKVVPAASITYLVYEAMKKSLDLD, from the exons ATGGGAGGGTTGATTACCAGGAGTTCAGGAAGTATATGGACGACAAGGAGCTGGAATTGTACAGGATTTTCCAAGCTATTGATGTGGAGCACAACGGATGCATTATGCCCGAGGAGTTATGGGATGCTCTTGTCAAGTCTG TTTGTTTTTTCAGGGATAgaaattgatgatgatgaactTGCTAGTTTTGTTGAACATGTTGATAAAGACAATAATGGAATTATAACTTTTGAGGAGTGGAGAGATTTTCTGTTGCTCTACCCACACGAGGCCACCATTGAAAACATCTACCGGTACTGGGAAAGGGTTTATCTTGTAGACATTGGTGAACATGCCGTGATTCCTGAAGGCATCAGCAAGCATGTTCATGCAACAAAATACTTAATCGCTGGTGGAGTTGCTGGAGCGGCTTCTCGCACTGCAACTGCACCTCTTGACCGTCTAAAGGTGATTTTGCAAGTGCAGACTACACAAGCTTCCATCGGCCCTGCAGTTAAAAACATTTGGAAGGAAGGTGGTCTTCTAGGTTTTTTCCGAGGTAATGGGATAAATGTCTTGAAGGTTGCACCTGAAAGTGCCATCAAGTTTTACACTTAcgaattgttgaaaaattttattggagATAGCGGGGATATTGGTACTCCGGGCCGTCTTGTGGCTGGTGGATTGGCAGGAGCTGTGGCACAGACCGCAATTTATCCAATGGATCTTGTCAAAACTCGGTTACAAACTTATTCATGTGAAAAAGGAAATGTTCCGAAACTGGggaaattatcaaaagatatattgattcaggaggGACCTCGGGCCTTTTATAGAGGGTTGGTTCCTTCTCTTCTTGGAATTATCCCTTATGCAGGCATCGACTTAGCTGCCTATGAGGCCTTGAAAGATATGTccagaaaatatattcttcATGATGGAG AACCCGGTCCGCTTGTGCAACTGAGTTGTGGGACAATTTCAGGAGCCCTTGGAGCAACATGTGTTTACCCACTTCAGGTGGTAAGAACAAG AATGCAAGCTCAACATACCACTTCAGGAGCTCCTTACAGTAGTATGTCAGATGTATTCTGGAGAACGTATAATCATGAAGGTTTGCGGGGCTTCTACAAAGGGCTTTTCCCGAATCTTCTTAAAGTTGTACCTGCAGCAAGCATTACATATCTGGTTTATGAAGCCATGAAAAAGAGTCTAGACCTTGACTAG